From a region of the Candidatus Binatia bacterium genome:
- a CDS encoding tetratricopeptide repeat protein, with protein MSSPDELYDRAVDCVAEGRIADAIACYRAALEQAPDFADAWEGLSMALADQGEWEEAIAAAKRVVEIDPDEQLGYTNVSRIYQRAGNVPEAEAWAARARVLDWKSQLKAGKS; from the coding sequence ATGTCGAGTCCGGACGAACTGTACGATCGAGCGGTTGACTGTGTCGCCGAAGGCAGGATCGCCGATGCGATCGCGTGCTACCGGGCGGCCCTGGAACAGGCGCCGGATTTCGCGGACGCCTGGGAAGGGCTGTCGATGGCGCTTGCCGATCAGGGCGAGTGGGAGGAGGCGATCGCGGCCGCCAAGCGGGTGGTGGAGATCGATCCGGACGAACAGCTCGGGTACACCAACGTCTCGCGCATCTACCAGCGGGCCGGTAACGTGCCCGAGGCGGAAGCGTGGGCGGCCAGGGCGCGCGTACTCGATTGGAAGTCCCAGCTCAAGGCTGGGAAGAGCTGA
- a CDS encoding GNAT family N-acetyltransferase encodes MTANGLELRTISPSERDAVLDLLARWFDDREFFDRYVRHDPSFRDDLCFVATDRGTIVSTLQVFRRRVRLVGGIVEVAAVGNVFTAETHRGRGLATALLERALAAMPDHDFDMSLLFATRIPFYGRLGWRSHVRHLVFLEAAPPVDDDRYAIERFRPADLDAVARVYDLYTADRVGTTVRSPAYWQGQLRFAGNPTEDFLVARDGADVVAYARGIVLYGLYVVMEHACAPAHEPALASVIARLHSSVATGFAGTLTQLTGDDAVLANLRARGLAMRTIDDVFWLWRVIDVERVAAAGRIGPEQVLADDAMFHLLPPERSVYWIADRF; translated from the coding sequence GTGACGGCAAATGGCCTCGAACTGCGCACCATATCGCCATCCGAACGGGACGCCGTGCTCGATCTCCTCGCCCGATGGTTCGACGACCGCGAGTTCTTTGACCGCTACGTGCGCCATGACCCGTCCTTCCGAGACGACCTCTGTTTCGTGGCGACAGATCGCGGCACGATCGTCAGCACGTTGCAGGTTTTCCGCCGGCGCGTGCGGCTTGTCGGCGGGATTGTGGAAGTTGCCGCAGTCGGCAACGTGTTCACCGCGGAGACCCACCGCGGACGCGGTCTGGCGACCGCACTTCTCGAACGGGCGCTGGCGGCCATGCCCGATCACGATTTCGACATGTCGCTGCTTTTTGCGACCCGCATTCCCTTCTACGGTCGCCTCGGGTGGCGGAGCCACGTTCGCCACCTCGTCTTCCTCGAAGCCGCGCCGCCCGTCGACGACGACCGCTACGCCATCGAAAGGTTCCGCCCTGCCGATCTCGATGCCGTGGCACGTGTTTACGATCTCTACACAGCGGACCGCGTCGGCACCACCGTGCGCTCTCCCGCTTACTGGCAGGGTCAACTGCGCTTCGCCGGCAATCCCACGGAGGATTTCCTGGTCGCCCGTGACGGCGCCGACGTGGTTGCGTACGCCCGCGGCATCGTACTCTACGGTCTTTACGTGGTAATGGAGCACGCCTGCGCACCCGCTCACGAACCCGCCCTGGCATCCGTGATCGCGAGGTTGCACAGCTCCGTGGCCACGGGGTTCGCCGGCACCCTCACACAGCTCACCGGCGACGACGCCGTCCTTGCAAACCTGCGAGCGCGCGGGCTCGCGATGCGCACCATCGACGACGTGTTCTGGCTGTGGCGCGTGATCGACGTCGAACGAGTCGCGGCCGCCGGCAGAATAGGGCCGGAACAGGTTCTCGCCGATGACGCCATGTTCCATCTTTTGCCGCCCGAGCGGTCCGTATATTGGATCGCCGATCGCTTCTGA
- a CDS encoding HAMP domain-containing histidine kinase — protein sequence MKQNASNSRNQGATALPTPDVAAIYMTVIAATVTLVCTMWALQFLVYPAVPAARYTLLAAIALMPSILVVTWPGSAPQAIILTTFVAYSTAVTVGIHYGGGADNVSGPLLYTVVIGLAGLIVSGGAAYAVAVGSSVMYAALICAERFGFLPHHLSYTKSGPDAVATVIAVGLYLTLVAWVVSSTVRQIRATHRRAEELRSEAVNALSHDLKNPLGAIRSYAELAETAPAGDNREYLRHIRRAAQHALDLVNNVLDAAALAARPMTPEHRPVQLNDLVADTAELYAAAAEAKGIKLSVTLAPDLPVVDADGQLFRRMLSNLISNAIKFTGEGGEVRVRTTSVNESRVRLIVSDTGCGIAPRDRPHLFSKYRRGRSGPDTGGTGLGLYIVRSIVDAHAGEVSVESDVGQGAVFTIDLPLRR from the coding sequence GTGAAGCAGAACGCAAGCAACTCGCGTAATCAAGGGGCAACCGCCCTACCAACGCCGGACGTAGCCGCCATCTACATGACGGTGATCGCCGCGACGGTGACGCTCGTCTGCACCATGTGGGCGCTCCAGTTTCTCGTGTATCCGGCGGTCCCGGCGGCGCGCTACACCCTGCTCGCGGCGATCGCCCTGATGCCCTCGATCCTCGTCGTGACGTGGCCGGGCAGCGCACCGCAGGCGATCATCCTGACGACCTTCGTTGCCTACTCCACGGCCGTCACCGTCGGCATTCATTACGGGGGGGGCGCCGACAACGTCAGCGGGCCCCTGCTTTACACGGTAGTTATCGGTCTGGCCGGGCTTATCGTCTCCGGAGGCGCGGCTTACGCCGTCGCGGTCGGCAGCAGTGTTATGTACGCCGCCCTGATTTGCGCCGAACGGTTCGGGTTCCTGCCGCACCACCTCTCGTACACCAAGAGCGGACCCGACGCGGTGGCAACGGTGATCGCCGTCGGGCTGTACCTGACCCTGGTTGCCTGGGTGGTCTCCAGCACGGTGCGGCAGATCCGCGCCACTCATCGGCGCGCCGAGGAGCTTCGCAGCGAGGCGGTCAACGCGCTCTCGCACGACCTGAAGAACCCCCTCGGCGCCATTCGCAGCTACGCCGAGCTTGCCGAGACGGCGCCAGCCGGCGATAACCGCGAGTACCTGCGCCATATCCGCCGCGCCGCCCAGCACGCCCTCGACCTCGTCAACAACGTGCTCGACGCCGCGGCGCTGGCGGCTCGACCCATGACCCCGGAGCACCGCCCCGTTCAACTCAACGATCTGGTCGCCGATACCGCCGAGCTCTACGCGGCCGCCGCCGAAGCCAAGGGCATCAAGCTCTCCGTAACTCTGGCACCCGACCTGCCCGTGGTCGACGCCGACGGGCAGCTCTTCCGGCGTATGTTGAGCAACCTGATCTCCAACGCGATCAAATTCACCGGCGAGGGCGGCGAAGTCAGAGTGCGCACCACTTCGGTCAACGAAAGCCGCGTCCGCCTGATCGTCAGCGATACCGGGTGCGGCATTGCCCCCAGGGACCGGCCCCATCTGTTCAGCAAATACCGCCGGGGCCGTTCCGGCCCGGACACCGGCGGGACCGGACTCGGCCTCTATATCGTGCGCTCTATCGTCGACGCCCACGCCGGCGAGGTTTCGGTGGAAAGCGACGTCGGCCAGGGCGCCGTCTTTACCATCGACCTGCCGCTGCGACGCTAG
- the pdxA gene encoding 4-hydroxythreonine-4-phosphate dehydrogenase PdxA gives MGDPAGIGPEVALRALASPPRSPDIEPLLVGDAAVWHETAARLRLTGVLGRAPLVTTSDLPARFRRPGLPSSPAARAACGAAAHAAIVEAARLVRTGQADALVTAPISKAHLAAAGHDVPGHTELLARLAGAARVRMMMAGPRLRVVLVTIHIPLAAVPGALTVTGIYDSIVLAAAGVRRHYGVRRPRIAVAGLNPHAGEHGLFGDEEERLIAPAVRAARRAGLSAAGPLAADTAFPQAAAGAYDVVVCMYHDQGLGPFKLLHFADGVNVTLGLPFVRTSPDHGTAFDLAGKGVADPSSMAAAMAMAATARRTRAHSALVIPRRPAVR, from the coding sequence ATGGGCGACCCCGCCGGGATCGGCCCGGAGGTCGCCCTGCGCGCCCTCGCCTCCCCGCCGCGGTCGCCCGATATCGAGCCGCTACTGGTCGGCGACGCCGCGGTGTGGCACGAAACCGCTGCCCGACTCCGTCTCACCGGCGTGCTCGGGCGCGCGCCACTGGTAACGACGTCGGACCTCCCGGCCCGCTTTCGGCGGCCGGGGCTCCCCAGCTCCCCTGCGGCCCGCGCGGCGTGTGGCGCCGCGGCCCACGCCGCGATCGTCGAAGCCGCCCGCCTCGTACGCACCGGACAGGCCGATGCCCTCGTCACCGCACCGATCAGCAAGGCACACCTGGCCGCCGCCGGCCACGACGTCCCCGGCCACACCGAACTGCTCGCGCGCCTCGCCGGGGCCGCCCGCGTGCGCATGATGATGGCGGGCCCACGTCTCCGCGTCGTCCTGGTCACGATCCACATCCCGCTGGCGGCCGTCCCCGGAGCCCTCACGGTCACCGGGATATACGACTCGATCGTCCTCGCCGCCGCCGGCGTCCGCCGGCACTACGGCGTGCGCCGCCCGCGTATCGCCGTCGCCGGCCTGAACCCCCACGCCGGAGAGCACGGGCTCTTCGGCGACGAGGAAGAGCGCCTCATCGCCCCGGCCGTGCGCGCCGCACGCCGCGCCGGCCTGTCGGCAGCCGGGCCACTGGCGGCCGACACCGCCTTCCCCCAGGCCGCCGCCGGCGCCTACGACGTCGTGGTGTGTATGTACCACGATCAGGGCCTCGGCCCGTTCAAACTCCTGCACTTCGCCGACGGCGTAAACGTTACCCTGGGCCTGCCTTTCGTGCGCACCTCCCCGGACCACGGCACCGCCTTCGATCTCGCCGGCAAGGGCGTGGCCGATCCCAGCAGCATGGCAGCCGCCATGGCAATGGCCGCTACCGCCCGGCGGACCCGAGCGCACTCGGCGCTTGTGATTCCCCGCCGTCCCGCAGTACGCTAG
- the mfd gene encoding transcription-repair coupling factor codes for MNSHSCEHVARRIAAGIPDRRAATSEPPWKVQGLQGGARAYCLWRTLVARPRPTLAIVPDAARAEALVDDLRFFFGEDDSAAPFARRIHYFPAWDVGPFDDLSPTPDIVAARIEGLYHLQQTRDPIVVTTPDALLQRVPPQDCFAGRLRYLVEGDTLDLEATGAQLVDWGYRRVPLVEDRGDFGIRGGILDIFPPAHVQPLRIELDGDLIATIRDFDPISQRSLQNHPELLILPVREFDAAGRTSRQAYRAVEERLFDLDVKREERAEILDGLETGLLFPGIEFFLPYFYPTLDLLDDYVPPDALVWIEGAGAVDAAIERVWLEIERRAEERTAAQRYLPPIERLYASPQIWRAAVASRPTVETETLEVLGGIDSERTVPVRSYLMRDLKIDRIAGRREVSFGPVAERVRAWRADGHRVLVVAGAAPQAERLRKLFGNHDLEIDTAPSLAAALSSPAPRIVVGHLHDGFRLPDDGLAIATEADIFGEAKQRRRTRRVEVAQLLKNLSELKPDDFVVHIDHGVGCYKGLKHLQVAGTAGDYLHLEYAGGDRLYVPVDRISLVQKYVGADGAAPALDKLGGTAWERVKHKTRESILAMARELLAVHAAREVMERKGFGSPDAYFRAFEAAFPFEETPDQQQAIDDVLADLQRDKPMDRLICGDVGYGKTEVAMRAAFLAAIEGGQVAVLVPTTVLAQQHYNTLRKRFEGYPVRVEMLSRFLARTQTQAVVRGLATGEVDFVVGTHRLLQSDIKFKRLRLLVIDEEHRFGVRHKERIKQMRQLVDVLTLTATPIPRTLQMSLLGLRDLSVIETPPIDRLAIRTYVTRYDEGLVREAIVRELGRGGQVFYVHNRVETIEMRARRLRELVPEASFAVAHGQMAEGALERVMSDFFAKHTNVLVCSAIIESGLDVPNANTIIIDRADHFGLAQLYQLRGRVGRSHERAYAYLMIPGEHLISRDAQLRLRALQELDDLGGGFKLAAHDLEIRGAGNLLGKQQSGHVTAVGFELYQQMMEEAVRELRGEHVTVEVEPEIQLGIAAFIPGTYIPDENQRLVVYRRLTAIKGRSDLEAVAEELRDRYGPIPPHVDSLLRVMDLRRTLKDCLVLRATLRDGTVTLQFHPDAPVDRAELVRLVTKSKGRLALRGDAQLLLRPASADWDGLVAEIQELLYRLNAPIPEARLKEVHGQC; via the coding sequence ATGAACTCGCATAGCTGCGAACACGTTGCCCGCCGCATCGCCGCCGGCATACCCGATCGACGCGCCGCAACGTCTGAACCACCGTGGAAAGTTCAGGGCCTGCAAGGTGGTGCCCGCGCTTATTGTCTCTGGCGCACGCTGGTCGCCCGGCCAAGGCCCACGCTGGCGATCGTACCCGACGCGGCCCGCGCCGAAGCTCTCGTTGACGACCTCCGTTTCTTTTTCGGCGAAGACGACTCCGCCGCGCCGTTCGCCCGCCGCATACACTACTTCCCGGCGTGGGACGTCGGCCCCTTCGACGACCTGTCACCCACCCCCGATATCGTGGCCGCTCGCATCGAGGGACTCTACCACCTGCAACAAACCCGCGACCCGATCGTCGTCACCACCCCGGATGCTCTCCTGCAGCGTGTCCCGCCGCAAGACTGTTTCGCGGGACGCCTTCGATACCTCGTGGAGGGCGACACACTCGATCTCGAGGCAACCGGTGCGCAACTGGTGGACTGGGGCTATCGGCGCGTCCCCCTGGTCGAAGACCGCGGCGACTTCGGTATCCGCGGCGGCATCCTCGACATATTTCCACCGGCCCATGTGCAGCCTCTGCGTATCGAGCTCGACGGCGACCTTATCGCAACCATTCGCGACTTCGATCCGATTAGCCAGCGCTCCCTACAGAACCACCCCGAGCTGCTCATCCTTCCGGTTCGCGAGTTCGATGCGGCCGGGCGCACCAGTCGTCAGGCATACCGGGCCGTCGAGGAGCGGCTCTTCGATCTGGACGTCAAGCGCGAGGAGCGCGCCGAGATCCTCGACGGCCTGGAAACGGGCCTCCTGTTTCCAGGCATCGAGTTCTTCTTGCCGTATTTCTATCCGACGCTCGATCTGCTCGATGACTACGTGCCCCCTGACGCTCTGGTGTGGATCGAGGGTGCCGGTGCGGTCGACGCCGCGATCGAACGCGTATGGCTGGAGATCGAACGGCGCGCCGAGGAGCGTACGGCCGCGCAGCGCTACCTGCCCCCGATCGAACGGCTCTATGCGTCGCCGCAGATCTGGCGGGCCGCCGTTGCCTCCCGACCCACGGTGGAAACCGAGACGCTCGAGGTACTCGGCGGCATCGACAGCGAGCGCACCGTGCCGGTCCGCTCGTACCTGATGCGCGATCTCAAGATCGATCGCATTGCCGGCCGCCGCGAGGTTTCGTTCGGTCCGGTCGCGGAGCGCGTCCGCGCCTGGCGTGCCGACGGCCATCGCGTCCTCGTCGTCGCCGGGGCGGCGCCCCAGGCCGAACGGCTGCGGAAGTTATTCGGCAATCACGACCTGGAGATCGACACAGCGCCGTCCCTCGCCGCCGCGCTCTCCAGCCCCGCCCCGCGAATCGTGGTCGGCCACCTGCACGACGGGTTTCGCCTGCCCGACGATGGCCTCGCCATCGCCACCGAAGCCGACATATTCGGCGAGGCCAAACAGCGGCGGCGGACCCGCCGCGTCGAAGTCGCGCAACTGCTGAAGAACCTCAGCGAGCTCAAACCCGACGACTTCGTCGTCCACATCGACCACGGGGTCGGGTGCTACAAGGGGCTCAAGCACCTGCAGGTTGCCGGCACCGCCGGCGATTACCTCCACCTCGAATACGCCGGGGGCGATCGGCTCTACGTGCCGGTCGACCGGATCAGCCTGGTTCAGAAGTACGTCGGTGCCGACGGCGCGGCGCCGGCGCTGGACAAGCTCGGTGGCACCGCCTGGGAGCGCGTGAAGCACAAGACCCGCGAGTCGATTCTCGCCATGGCCCGCGAACTGCTCGCCGTCCACGCCGCCCGCGAGGTGATGGAGCGCAAGGGGTTCGGCTCGCCCGACGCCTACTTCCGCGCCTTCGAAGCCGCCTTCCCGTTCGAAGAGACCCCCGATCAACAACAGGCGATCGACGATGTCCTCGCCGATCTGCAACGCGACAAACCCATGGATCGCCTCATCTGCGGCGACGTCGGCTACGGCAAGACCGAGGTGGCGATGCGCGCCGCTTTCCTCGCGGCAATAGAGGGCGGCCAGGTCGCCGTGCTCGTTCCCACCACCGTTCTCGCCCAACAGCACTACAATACGCTGCGCAAGCGCTTCGAAGGCTATCCGGTGCGGGTCGAGATGCTCTCCCGCTTCCTCGCCCGCACCCAGACCCAGGCGGTCGTAAGAGGTCTCGCTACCGGCGAAGTCGACTTCGTCGTTGGCACACACCGCCTGTTGCAGTCCGATATAAAGTTCAAACGCCTGCGCCTGCTGGTCATCGACGAAGAACACCGCTTCGGGGTCCGGCACAAGGAACGTATCAAGCAGATGCGCCAGCTCGTCGACGTCCTGACCCTGACCGCAACGCCGATCCCCCGCACCCTGCAGATGTCCCTGCTCGGCCTGCGCGACCTGAGCGTCATCGAGACCCCGCCCATCGACCGCCTCGCCATCCGGACCTACGTGACGCGTTACGACGAGGGCCTCGTGCGCGAAGCGATCGTGCGCGAACTCGGCCGCGGCGGCCAGGTCTTCTACGTGCACAACCGGGTGGAGACCATCGAGATGCGGGCTCGCCGCCTGCGCGAACTCGTACCCGAAGCCAGCTTTGCCGTCGCCCACGGTCAGATGGCCGAAGGCGCCCTCGAGCGTGTCATGAGCGACTTCTTTGCCAAGCACACCAATGTTCTCGTATGCTCGGCGATCATCGAGTCGGGTCTGGATGTGCCGAACGCAAACACCATTATCATCGACCGGGCCGATCACTTCGGCCTCGCCCAGCTATACCAGCTCAGGGGCCGGGTCGGCCGCTCCCACGAACGCGCCTACGCATACCTGATGATCCCCGGCGAGCACCTCATCTCGCGCGACGCGCAACTGCGCTTGCGGGCGTTGCAGGAGTTGGACGACCTTGGCGGCGGCTTCAAGCTGGCCGCGCACGATCTGGAGATCCGCGGCGCCGGCAACCTGCTCGGTAAGCAGCAATCCGGCCACGTCACCGCGGTCGGCTTCGAACTTTACCAGCAAATGATGGAAGAGGCCGTGCGCGAACTCCGCGGCGAGCACGTCACCGTCGAGGTCGAACCGGAAATCCAGCTCGGCATCGCAGCCTTCATTCCGGGCACCTACATCCCGGACGAAAACCAGCGTCTGGTGGTCTACCGGCGCCTGACGGCCATCAAGGGCCGCAGCGACCTCGAGGCCGTGGCCGAAGAACTGCGCGACCGCTACGGACCGATCCCGCCGCACGTCGACAGCCTCCTGCGCGTGATGGATCTCCGCCGCACCCTCAAGGATTGCCTCGTTCTGCGGGCCACGTTGCGGGACGGCACCGTGACGCTCCAGTTCCATCCGGATGCGCCGGTCGATCGCGCCGAACTCGTACGCCTGGTCACGAAGAGCAAGGGACGCCTCGCCCTGCGCGGCGACGCGCAGCTACTGCTGCGCCCGGCATCCGCGGACTGGGACGGTCTGGTCGCGGAGATCCAGGAACTGCTTTATCGCCTGAACGCCCCCATTCCCGAAGCTCGGCTCAAGGAGGTGCACGGACAATGCTGA
- a CDS encoding peptidylprolyl isomerase, with amino-acid sequence MLIRRCVLAAWLAGLAVAVGAGAADAALVNKVVATVDGEPITLYEVKEFAARNLRGRQLGGQLDEAQILDALIAEKLVQREASAKGVIVRDEDIDRYIETIKERNKIDAEQLATALANQGLTMEAYRNQIREDIQRQQLISREVSGKVSVTPEEVQRYYEAHRDEYSTPERIQVAHIFFRVDARASSEEVAAATNKASAVYEQLEKGADFAELAREHSEDASGKDGGTLGWFKPGELLEDIEKPARGLDVGQYSKPVRTRAGVHIVKVEGREGESRKALDELADQIKQDLYQQALEDRFQKYLTEELRKRHHVELLQ; translated from the coding sequence ATGCTGATTCGACGTTGCGTTCTGGCGGCGTGGCTCGCGGGCCTCGCGGTCGCCGTCGGAGCAGGCGCCGCCGATGCGGCGCTGGTCAACAAGGTGGTTGCCACCGTCGACGGCGAGCCGATCACGCTTTACGAGGTCAAGGAGTTTGCCGCGCGCAACCTCCGCGGCCGGCAACTCGGTGGACAACTCGACGAGGCGCAGATCCTCGATGCGCTGATCGCCGAGAAACTCGTGCAACGCGAAGCCAGTGCCAAGGGGGTCATCGTCCGCGACGAGGACATCGACCGCTACATCGAGACCATCAAGGAACGCAACAAGATCGACGCCGAGCAGCTCGCCACCGCCCTCGCCAATCAAGGCCTGACCATGGAGGCCTATCGCAACCAGATCCGCGAGGACATTCAGCGCCAACAGCTAATCAGCCGGGAAGTCAGCGGCAAGGTCAGCGTGACGCCGGAGGAAGTACAGCGTTACTACGAAGCGCACCGTGACGAGTACTCGACCCCGGAACGCATCCAGGTGGCACACATCTTCTTCCGCGTCGACGCGCGGGCATCGAGCGAGGAAGTGGCCGCCGCAACGAACAAAGCCAGCGCCGTCTACGAGCAGCTCGAAAAAGGCGCCGACTTTGCCGAATTGGCTCGCGAGCACTCGGAAGACGCCAGCGGAAAGGACGGCGGAACCCTGGGATGGTTCAAACCCGGCGAACTCCTCGAAGACATCGAAAAGCCGGCGCGGGGCCTGGACGTCGGGCAGTACAGCAAACCCGTGCGCACGCGGGCCGGCGTACACATCGTCAAAGTCGAAGGTCGCGAAGGCGAATCGCGCAAGGCCCTCGACGAACTCGCCGATCAGATAAAGCAAGACCTGTATCAGCAGGCGCTGGAGGATCGTTTCCAGAAGTACCTCACGGAGGAACTCCGCAAGCGTCACCACGTGGAGTTGCTGCAGTGA
- a CDS encoding NTP transferase domain-containing protein — protein MKALILTGGPGRRLVPFSATRPKGMTVVAGGSLIRRTLNFLRETGVTDATIVLGQHGETVRRTFDDGETLGVQITYAQQTRPSGIADAILQARDRFIPREYFILVYGDVVTAGNPFHPLLQSFNAVKGPVASVCLPGPPTGRYGNVYLSGTRITRIVEKPTAQGLGNYVLAGFFVLPTEIFGLLERGQGSMEQIFDRLVREPGLHASIWEDGWLDIEHPWDILAANRMIMDTWDEARISRHATVEGNVTLSGPVRIEPGSIIKAGAIISGPCYIGRDSYVGNNALIREYSSLGAGSTVGYGVELKNCVLFGSSTVGRLSFVGDSVGGENVDIGSGTMTINERLERTPVTVDILGEPVDSGLVKLGAFLGDDVKIGGSNTIDPGTVISPGTIIPHRATVPSGR, from the coding sequence ATGAAGGCGTTGATCTTGACAGGTGGACCGGGCCGGCGGCTGGTGCCGTTTTCCGCCACCCGGCCGAAAGGCATGACGGTTGTTGCCGGCGGTTCGTTGATCCGGCGGACCCTCAACTTCCTGCGCGAAACCGGGGTTACCGACGCAACTATCGTTCTCGGCCAGCACGGCGAGACGGTGCGCCGCACCTTCGACGACGGCGAGACGCTCGGCGTGCAGATCACTTACGCCCAACAGACGCGGCCCAGCGGCATCGCCGACGCCATCCTGCAGGCCCGCGACCGGTTCATCCCGCGCGAATACTTCATTCTCGTGTACGGCGACGTCGTCACCGCCGGCAACCCTTTCCATCCCCTGCTGCAGTCGTTCAACGCCGTCAAAGGCCCCGTGGCTAGCGTTTGCCTGCCCGGCCCACCGACCGGCCGCTACGGCAACGTCTATCTGAGCGGCACGCGTATCACCCGGATCGTGGAGAAGCCCACCGCTCAGGGCCTCGGCAACTACGTCCTCGCCGGATTCTTCGTCCTGCCGACGGAGATATTCGGTCTCCTGGAGCGCGGCCAGGGAAGCATGGAACAGATCTTCGACCGGCTTGTTCGCGAACCCGGCCTGCACGCTTCGATCTGGGAGGACGGTTGGCTCGACATCGAGCACCCATGGGACATCCTGGCCGCCAACCGGATGATCATGGATACGTGGGACGAGGCCCGTATCTCCCGCCACGCCACCGTGGAGGGCAACGTCACCCTCAGCGGCCCCGTGCGCATCGAGCCCGGCTCGATTATCAAAGCCGGCGCGATCATTTCGGGACCGTGCTACATCGGGCGCGACTCGTACGTCGGCAACAACGCTCTCATCCGCGAATACTCCTCGCTCGGTGCCGGCTCGACGGTCGGCTACGGCGTCGAACTCAAGAACTGCGTCCTGTTCGGCAGCTCGACCGTCGGCCGCCTGTCGTTCGTTGGCGACAGTGTCGGCGGCGAGAACGTCGATATCGGGTCGGGAACCATGACCATCAACGAACGCCTCGAACGTACCCCCGTTACCGTCGACATCCTGGGCGAACCGGTCGACTCCGGACTGGTCAAGCTCGGCGCCTTCCTCGGCGACGACGTGAAGATCGGCGGCAGCAACACCATCGACCCCGGGACCGTGATCTCACCCGGCACGATTATTCCGCACCGGGCCACCGTGCCGTCAGGGAGGTAG